CCACCCGGGTCACTTCCCGCCGCACTAATCCCTTGGCTTCCTTAGGGTCCTCCACCTGGTCGCAAATGGCCACTTTGTAACCCTTCTCCATCAACTGGGCCAGATAACGATCCACCGCATGATAGGGCACGCCGCACATGGGGATCCGGTTCCCCTGGCCACTTTCCCGGGAAGTCAGGGTGATCTCCAACTCCTGGGCGGCCAAGATGGCATCATCACCGAACATTTCGTAAAAGTCGCCCAGGCGGAAAAACACTATGGCGTCGGGATATTGCTGTTTAACGCGGTTGTATTGACGCATCATCGGTGTGCTCATCTAGACTACGCCACAAAGTCCCACAGGTGGGCACAAAGCTGGCGTTCCTCCCTTCTTGCTGAAACAAGACCTGCCAGCTATGTATAGACCTAGGCCCCTTGGGGCCACTTTGTCCTTAAGGCTGATCTATTCGTGAAAAATCGATGAAACTCCTGCTCTTAGTCCGTTGGGGGTGTCGAGGGGAAGAACTCCTCTTCCCAGTAAGGTCTGCGCCCGATAATCCGGTAGATTTCTTCTTCCACATCCTCCACCGGTACCGACAGATCCGGAAGCTTGGTGAGATGTGCGCGGGTAAGCGAGGTATAAACCCGATCATCCTCAATGGCATAGATGGTATCGCTGGGGACAATGTAATGCTTGCCGGTATCGGCACAATAGACGATGAAGTACCGAATGGTATACATATCCACTTCCACAATTTGCCGCACAACCCGTCCTAAAATGTGCCCATCCGCGCTGACCAGCTCCAACTGCCAGAGATCCCGGGTCTTGGTCTCCAGCAGCCGCCGTTTGACCCCAGTCCTTTGGCTCATGAATCAGCCTCCCTCTAAACGCCCTGATAAATGCCACGTGCCGGCATCCTCGATTCTTACATCCACTTCCTGGCCGATTAATGTCTCCTCCTTTGGGAAGAGCACTAATTTGTTGGTCCGGGTCCGTCCCGAAAGCACATGTGGATCCTCTTTGCTGGTCCCTTCTACCAACACCGGTTGGACCGAACCGATAAGCTCCTGGTTAATCTCCCAGGTGATCCTGTTTTGCAGCTCGATTAAGCGGCCGATCCGTTCGGTCTTAACTTCCTCAGGAACCTGTTCTGGCATCGCGGCCGCCTTCGTATTTTTCCGGGGAGAGTAGATAAAGGTGAAGGCACTGTCGAACCGTACTTGCCTTACGGCAGACAAAGTAGCCTCGAAATCTTCCTCGGTCTCCCCCGGGAAGCCCACCATCAGGTCCGTGGTTAGACTGATGCCGGGCACCTTCTCCCGTATTCTTTCCACCAGATCAAGATAATATGCCATATCATACCGCCGGTTCATCATTTTTAGAATCCGATCGCTGCCGGCCTGCAATGGCAGGTGCAGATGTTCGCAGACCTTATCCAGGTGGGCCATCGCGTCGATCAACTGGGGCGAACAGTCCTTAGGATGGCTGGTGGTGAACCGGATCCGCAGGATCCCAGAGACGTCATTAAGCCGGGCCAGCAGATCCGCAAAAGTCGGTCCGCCGGGCAGATCCTTACCGTAGGAGTTAACGTTCTGGCCCAAGAGGGTGATCTCCTTGATACCAGCATCGGCCAGCTTTTGCACTTCATCTATGATATGCTCCAACGGACGGCTCCGTTCCCGTCCCCGGGTATAAGGCACAATGCAATAGGTGCAGAAGTTGTTACACCCGTAGATGATATCCACCCAGGCCTTGAGCCGATCCTCCCGCAGGGTAGGATGAATGTACACCCCGTCGCTGTCGTCCCAGACCTCAATCACCCGCTCACCGCTAAGACATCGGTGCAGCAGCTCCGGCAGCCGGTGGATGTTGTGGGTCCCAAAGACCAGATCCACATGGGGCAATCGCTCGGTAATTAAGGGTAACTCCGCTTCCTGCTGCACCATGCACCCACAAACCCCAATCAGCCGGCCCGGCTTCTTTTCCTTCCAGCCCTTCAGCTGCCCCACTTGCCCGTAGAGCTTCCGTTCGGGATTCTCCCGCACACAGCAGGTATTAAAGATCACCAGATCGGCCTCGTCGAGATCCTCAGTAGCCCCATGGCCACACTGGGTCAAATAGCCCGCGATTTTTTCCGAATCATGGACGTTCATCTGACAGCCGAAGGTAATGATCTTGAACTTCACCGTACACCACTCCCCAAATAGCTTCCTCCCGGGGGGCCAAGACGCCAGCTAAGCTGCCGGGCGATTGCCCGGATCCGCTCCTCTGCATACTCGAAGAACAACTTGTATCCCGGACACAATCGACTCAGGCTAGTCTCTCCCCGTTGAACGGGTTCCTTGTGCCGCCGGCAACCACCTCGACACAACCCAAACCAGCGACATTGCCTACACTCCGGGGCCAACAACTCCAAAGAGGACCGGACAAACCGCTGGGCCACCGGCGACTGGCCCAGCTGAGCCAAAGAGTCTTTCTGCACATGGCCCAAATACCAAGTATCGTTCACGTAAAAGTCGCAGGGATACACCCCGCCGTCGGCCTCCACCACATATTGGATACTGCAGTGTCCCCGTTGGTCACAGGCCTCCGGGGGATACCCCAGGGCCATCTGGATTACGTTATCGAAAAAGCGGATGCTCATGGGCCGACTGCTCTGCAAATCCTTTACGTAGAGGTTAAATAGGACGCATAAAAACCTTCCGTAATCTTCCCCTTGTAGGGAATAGGGTGTAGGCCCTTCCCCCAGGGGGTCCAGGCAAGGAATAAACTGAAGATAATGGAATCCCTGCTTTTTCATGAAGTTGTAGATACTCTGGGGGTGCCTGGCCACCGTGGAATTGACCACACTCAGGATATTAAACTCCACCCGGTGCTCCTGCAAGATCTTCAGGGCCTGCATAACCCGCCTAAAGGTACCCTCTCCCCTCCGATCCTTGCGATAAAGATCATGGATGTGTTTTGGGCCATCCAGGGAAACACCCACCAGAAAGTCGTGCTTTTTCAGAAACTGGGCCCACTTTTCATCCAACAGGATCCCGTTGGTCTGGAGGAAATTCTTCACCTCGACACCCCGGGGCCGAAATTCTTCCTGTAGTTCGATCAGCTTCTCAAAGAAATCCAGACCCGCGAGGGTCGGCTCCCCGCCCTGAAAAGCGAAACCGCAATAACCTTCGGCATACTCGAAGGCCCGGCGGACTACCCATTCCAAAGTCTCCAGGGACATGATGCCATAGTTGGGTGTTGAACGCTTGGCCGCCAGGGAATGATAGAAACAGTATTCGCATTGTAAGTTACAGCTGCTGGA
The sequence above is a segment of the Bacillota bacterium genome. Coding sequences within it:
- the miaB gene encoding tRNA (N6-isopentenyl adenosine(37)-C2)-methylthiotransferase MiaB, encoding MNVHDSEKIAGYLTQCGHGATEDLDEADLVIFNTCCVRENPERKLYGQVGQLKGWKEKKPGRLIGVCGCMVQQEAELPLITERLPHVDLVFGTHNIHRLPELLHRCLSGERVIEVWDDSDGVYIHPTLREDRLKAWVDIIYGCNNFCTYCIVPYTRGRERSRPLEHIIDEVQKLADAGIKEITLLGQNVNSYGKDLPGGPTFADLLARLNDVSGILRIRFTTSHPKDCSPQLIDAMAHLDKVCEHLHLPLQAGSDRILKMMNRRYDMAYYLDLVERIREKVPGISLTTDLMVGFPGETEEDFEATLSAVRQVRFDSAFTFIYSPRKNTKAAAMPEQVPEEVKTERIGRLIELQNRITWEINQELIGSVQPVLVEGTSKEDPHVLSGRTRTNKLVLFPKEETLIGQEVDVRIEDAGTWHLSGRLEGG
- a CDS encoding anaerobic sulfatase maturase encodes the protein MPAVSMLIKPASSSCNLQCEYCFYHSLAAKRSTPNYGIMSLETLEWVVRRAFEYAEGYCGFAFQGGEPTLAGLDFFEKLIELQEEFRPRGVEVKNFLQTNGILLDEKWAQFLKKHDFLVGVSLDGPKHIHDLYRKDRRGEGTFRRVMQALKILQEHRVEFNILSVVNSTVARHPQSIYNFMKKQGFHYLQFIPCLDPLGEGPTPYSLQGEDYGRFLCVLFNLYVKDLQSSRPMSIRFFDNVIQMALGYPPEACDQRGHCSIQYVVEADGGVYPCDFYVNDTWYLGHVQKDSLAQLGQSPVAQRFVRSSLELLAPECRQCRWFGLCRGGCRRHKEPVQRGETSLSRLCPGYKLFFEYAEERIRAIARQLSWRLGPPGGSYLGSGVR